A stretch of the Poseidonibacter antarcticus genome encodes the following:
- a CDS encoding RluA family pseudouridine synthase yields the protein MPYILKKFEVKEKKLIDDFLIEDVKLSSKLSQSLLAKGKILNQDNKRLQKNQMIKSGFIQINIFQAITKGLKPLFQNEHFAIFDKPSGLLVHPTSINNEYTLLDEIKYHLKDEASLVHRIDKETSGLVLVSKNRYSDMILKEMFEEKKYKKTYKAIVEGEIKEEIQINTPITNDTGIIKLKMKTDEKGKVSSTKIKPIFYDKSQNKTLVYAYPQTGRQHQIRVHLNSINHRIIGDPIYGINELHADKILKKEVTQEERIILSGDKRLLLHAYSLEFEYLNIKYSFCSKQKFKL from the coding sequence TTGCCATATATACTAAAAAAATTTGAAGTTAAAGAAAAAAAGTTAATTGATGATTTTTTAATTGAAGATGTAAAACTATCTTCAAAATTATCTCAAAGTTTATTAGCAAAAGGAAAAATATTAAACCAAGATAATAAAAGATTACAAAAAAATCAAATGATTAAATCAGGATTTATTCAAATTAATATATTTCAAGCAATTACAAAAGGTCTTAAACCACTATTTCAAAACGAACACTTTGCAATCTTTGATAAACCATCAGGATTATTAGTTCACCCTACTTCAATAAATAATGAATATACTCTTTTAGATGAAATTAAATACCATTTAAAAGATGAAGCATCCCTAGTTCATCGAATAGATAAAGAAACTTCAGGATTAGTACTAGTATCAAAAAATAGATATTCAGATATGATTTTAAAAGAAATGTTTGAAGAGAAAAAATATAAAAAAACGTATAAAGCAATTGTTGAAGGCGAGATTAAAGAAGAAATACAAATAAATACTCCAATTACAAATGATACAGGAATAATAAAACTAAAAATGAAAACCGATGAAAAAGGCAAAGTATCATCTACAAAAATAAAACCGATTTTTTATGATAAAAGTCAAAATAAAACTTTAGTTTACGCATATCCTCAAACAGGAAGGCAACATCAAATAAGAGTGCATTTAAACTCAATTAATCACAGAATTATAGGTGATCCAATTTATGGAATAAATGAACTTCATGCAGATAAAATTCTAAAAAAAGAAGTTACACAAGAAGAAAGAATCATTTTATCAGGTGATAAAAGACTTCTTCTTCATGCTTACTCTTTAGAATTTGAATATTTGAATATCAAATATAGTTTTTGTTCAAAACAAAA
- a CDS encoding L,D-transpeptidase family protein, with the protein MYNLMFIFTALFFTNILFASTDIKTSNIQIEVLNEEYDAVKNIEPTEKEIFKENSKETIKYLLSLKKIPDSFLSKLSIKSYYKNFDNQLIWSNKNGIKDISISLLETIKNDPVLKPNVKRAFKLDKILKELNNLEKTNDKYIESMAKIDFMLTSIYDKYMNYLSKGYINWKGFKKELRKLDRKEEIIADWEKYSVNKDPKKLLKKALIGNDLTLAFKEVNFTYPKAQELSEKLNELEVLATQGGYIKLPNFKTLREGDISPIVEILRKRLLQSHDLKIDNCLSQEFVNNCYTTFDKDLKDAVISFQKSHGLKPDGVVGASTRRHLNLSIESKITKIRLNLERMRWLPRTLGNKFLLVNIPDFKLKMYENNKVKLDMKIVVGTRKNPTPIFSNKMSFIVLNPYWRIPPRIAKREIIPKLIKDPTYLEGKGINLYENWDHKSTQFDVDSIDWSLYDENRIATTNITTSIVNGERIQIEEKIQPPKGPTIRFIQMPSNHNPLGRMKFMFPNKYAVYLHDTPAKRYFNYTRRALSHGCVRLSKPKELLKAIASEDENLDFEKANDILANIEKTQIGLKRKIPVHMVYLTSWVDEHNNLQFRDDIYRYDKIQKKFLYKFNNYM; encoded by the coding sequence ATGTATAATTTAATGTTTATATTTACTGCATTGTTTTTTACTAATATATTATTCGCTTCAACTGATATTAAAACATCAAATATACAAATAGAAGTACTTAATGAAGAGTATGACGCAGTAAAAAATATTGAACCCACTGAAAAAGAGATATTCAAAGAAAATAGTAAAGAAACTATTAAATATCTACTTTCTTTAAAAAAAATACCCGATTCATTTTTAAGTAAATTATCAATTAAAAGTTATTATAAGAATTTTGATAATCAGTTAATATGGAGTAATAAAAATGGAATTAAAGATATTTCAATATCATTATTAGAAACAATTAAAAATGATCCAGTATTAAAACCTAATGTAAAAAGAGCATTTAAACTTGACAAGATTCTAAAAGAATTAAATAATTTAGAAAAGACAAATGATAAATATATAGAAAGTATGGCAAAAATTGATTTTATGTTAACTAGTATTTATGATAAATATATGAATTACTTATCAAAAGGTTATATAAATTGGAAAGGTTTCAAAAAAGAACTTAGAAAACTTGATAGAAAAGAAGAAATTATTGCAGATTGGGAAAAATATAGTGTAAATAAAGATCCAAAAAAACTTTTAAAAAAAGCATTAATTGGAAATGATTTAACACTTGCATTTAAAGAAGTTAACTTTACTTATCCCAAGGCACAAGAACTATCAGAAAAACTAAATGAGTTAGAAGTATTGGCAACTCAAGGTGGTTATATAAAATTACCCAACTTTAAAACTTTAAGAGAAGGTGATATATCTCCTATTGTTGAAATATTAAGAAAAAGATTATTACAAAGTCATGATTTAAAAATTGATAATTGTCTTTCACAAGAGTTTGTAAATAACTGTTATACAACTTTTGATAAAGATTTAAAAGATGCAGTAATATCATTTCAAAAAAGTCATGGATTAAAACCTGATGGAGTAGTTGGAGCTTCCACTAGAAGACATTTAAACTTATCAATTGAGAGTAAAATTACAAAAATAAGATTAAATCTAGAAAGAATGAGATGGCTTCCTAGAACATTAGGAAATAAATTTCTTTTAGTTAATATTCCTGATTTTAAATTAAAAATGTATGAAAATAATAAAGTAAAACTTGATATGAAAATCGTAGTTGGAACGAGAAAAAACCCTACTCCCATATTCTCAAATAAAATGTCTTTTATTGTTTTAAATCCTTATTGGAGGATTCCCCCTAGAATTGCAAAAAGAGAAATTATTCCTAAACTAATAAAAGATCCTACGTATTTAGAGGGGAAAGGTATTAATCTTTATGAAAACTGGGATCATAAATCAACTCAATTTGATGTAGATTCAATTGATTGGAGTTTATATGATGAGAATAGAATTGCAACTACAAATATTACAACTTCTATAGTAAATGGAGAAAGAATACAAATTGAAGAAAAAATACAACCACCTAAAGGTCCTACTATAAGATTTATTCAAATGCCTAGTAATCATAATCCTCTAGGAAGAATGAAATTTATGTTTCCTAATAAATATGCAGTTTACTTACATGATACACCAGCAAAAAGATATTTTAATTATACAAGAAGGGCCTTATCTCATGGATGTGTAAGATTATCTAAACCAAAAGAATTATTAAAAGCTATTGCCTCAGAAGATGAAAACCTAGATTTTGAAAAAGCCAATGATATTTTAGCCAATATTGAAAAAACTCAAATTGGATTAAAAAGAAAGATACCTGTGCATATGGTATATTTAACATCATGGGTTGATGAACACAATAATTTACAATTTAGAGATGATATTTATAGATATGATAAGATTCAAAAAAAGTTTTTATATAAATTTAATAATTATATGTAA
- a CDS encoding L-lactate MFS transporter, producing the protein MIEKNRWLMALSAVGVHICIGSVYAWSVYVKPIQEQMAWTLTDVTIAFSIAIFFLGLSAALMGKFVEKNGPRVSAIIAASLFGLGTMGAGLAIMMESKLLLYFFYGVLGGCGLGIGYISPVSTLVKWFPDKRGMATGLAIMGFGFASAIWGPTIKILIEAVGISGTFFILGAFYFVIMFASALYLEKPEEGYLPKKFKQKIKEGKKKIKEDLENLTLNEAVKTPRFYGLWIMLFINITCGIAIIGVASPLLQEVLGISAIAAAAAVGLMGIFNGAGRLMWASLSDYLTRPIVYVIFFLTQIIAFYMLPSIKEIVVFQVVLYFIMTCYGGGFASIPAYIGDIFGTKELGAIHGYILTAWAAAGLVGPLIISMVKDSTGSYSQTLYVFAAFFIVALIVSILMLINIKQIQKSKSK; encoded by the coding sequence TTGATAGAAAAAAATAGATGGCTAATGGCTTTAAGTGCTGTTGGTGTTCATATTTGTATTGGTTCTGTATATGCATGGAGTGTGTATGTAAAACCAATTCAAGAACAAATGGCATGGACTTTAACTGATGTTACAATTGCTTTTAGTATTGCAATATTCTTTTTAGGATTATCAGCAGCTTTAATGGGTAAATTTGTTGAGAAAAATGGTCCTAGAGTTTCTGCAATTATTGCAGCTTCATTATTTGGTTTAGGTACTATGGGTGCAGGTTTAGCAATTATGATGGAATCCAAGCTTCTTTTATACTTTTTTTATGGTGTATTAGGTGGTTGTGGATTAGGGATTGGTTATATTTCACCTGTTTCAACTTTAGTTAAATGGTTTCCAGATAAAAGAGGAATGGCTACAGGTTTAGCAATTATGGGATTTGGTTTTGCTTCCGCTATTTGGGGTCCAACTATTAAAATTTTAATTGAAGCAGTTGGAATTTCTGGGACATTCTTTATTTTAGGTGCTTTTTATTTTGTAATTATGTTTGCATCTGCACTATATCTTGAAAAACCAGAAGAGGGTTATTTACCAAAGAAATTTAAACAAAAAATCAAAGAAGGTAAAAAGAAAATCAAAGAAGATTTAGAGAATTTAACTCTAAATGAAGCTGTAAAAACACCAAGATTTTACGGTCTTTGGATTATGTTGTTTATAAATATTACATGTGGTATTGCAATTATTGGTGTTGCATCACCTTTACTTCAAGAAGTTTTAGGAATTTCAGCAATTGCAGCAGCAGCAGCTGTTGGACTTATGGGAATATTTAATGGTGCAGGAAGACTTATGTGGGCTTCTTTATCTGATTATTTAACAAGACCTATTGTTTATGTGATATTTTTTCTTACACAAATTATTGCTTTTTATATGTTACCTTCAATTAAAGAAATTGTAGTATTCCAAGTTGTTTTATACTTTATTATGACTTGTTACGGTGGTGGTTTTGCTTCAATTCCTGCATATATTGGAGATATTTTTGGAACAAAAGAACTTGGTGCAATTCACGGTTATATTTTAACTGCATGGGCTGCTGCTGGTTTAGTTGGACCTTTAATTATTTCAATGGTTAAAGATTCAACTGGTTCTTATTCTCAAACATTATATGTTTTTGCGGCTTTCTTTATTGTTGCATTAATTGTTTCGATTCTAATGTTAATAAATATAAAACAGATTCAAAAAAGTAAATCTAAGTAA
- a CDS encoding class I SAM-dependent methyltransferase encodes MNINDLEKIVRQNIKNTDQEFKRVFHGRGNFYEDFNYLTIDSIDKILFIVLFEQLEQIKEKELFEMIRKVFDDVKHDTLVLQRRYLDKSPCEVLEGSLKENNIAIENNIKYKISFTNKNIGFFPDMKIGHKYISQNAKNKNVLNLFSYTCAFSLNASKAGAKNIVNVDMAKGALTIGRENHHINEFNTSNVHFMPYNILKSWNRIKKQGPYDIIIIDPPSFQKGSFAASKDYVKIIKRLDALASENCIVLSALNAPELDSGFIKNIFEEFAPSFKFVKRLGNLDTFPSNNEEKSLKNLIFKKGI; translated from the coding sequence ATGAATATAAATGATTTAGAAAAAATTGTAAGACAAAATATTAAAAATACAGACCAAGAGTTTAAAAGAGTTTTTCATGGACGAGGAAACTTTTATGAAGATTTTAATTATTTAACAATTGATTCAATTGATAAAATTTTATTTATTGTTTTATTTGAACAATTAGAGCAAATAAAAGAAAAAGAACTATTTGAAATGATAAGAAAAGTTTTCGATGATGTAAAACACGATACTTTGGTTTTACAAAGAAGATATTTGGATAAATCACCTTGTGAAGTTTTAGAAGGAAGTTTAAAAGAAAACAATATAGCAATTGAAAATAATATCAAATATAAAATAAGTTTTACAAACAAAAATATTGGATTTTTTCCAGATATGAAAATAGGGCATAAGTATATTTCACAAAATGCAAAGAATAAAAATGTATTAAATCTTTTTTCATATACTTGTGCTTTTTCATTAAATGCTAGTAAAGCAGGAGCTAAAAATATTGTAAATGTTGATATGGCAAAAGGTGCTTTAACTATTGGACGAGAAAATCATCATATTAATGAGTTTAATACTTCAAATGTTCATTTTATGCCTTATAATATTTTAAAATCATGGAATAGAATTAAAAAACAAGGTCCTTATGACATTATTATCATTGATCCACCTTCATTTCAAAAAGGAAGTTTTGCAGCTAGTAAAGATTATGTAAAAATTATAAAAAGATTAGATGCACTTGCTAGTGAAAATTGTATTGTATTGTCAGCACTTAATGCTCCTGAACTTGATAGTGGTTTTATAAAAAATATATTTGAAGAGTTTGCTCCATCTTTTAAATTTGTAAAAAGATTAGGCAACTTAGATACATTTCCTTCAAATAATGAAGAAAAATCTTTAAAAAATCTAATATTTAAGAAAGGTATTTAA
- a CDS encoding group III truncated hemoglobin: MLDTEITKENLNKLVVTFYTKVLKDEKISPFFIEKLGKDMKSEPWQKHITLLTNFWYTISHGRGEYNGSPFAPHLQISGLNQEAFQTWLKLFFSTVEKIYVEDIANKFKERSSIIASNFMRNLGI, translated from the coding sequence ATGTTAGATACTGAAATTACAAAAGAGAACTTAAATAAATTAGTAGTTACTTTTTATACAAAAGTTTTAAAAGATGAAAAAATATCACCATTTTTTATAGAAAAACTTGGAAAAGATATGAAGTCAGAACCTTGGCAAAAACATATTACACTTCTTACAAACTTTTGGTATACAATTTCTCATGGAAGAGGAGAATACAATGGTTCACCCTTTGCTCCACATTTACAAATATCAGGATTAAATCAAGAAGCTTTTCAGACTTGGTTAAAATTGTTTTTTTCTACAGTTGAAAAAATTTATGTTGAAGATATTGCAAATAAATTTAAAGAAAGAAGTTCTATTATCGCTAGTAATTTTATGAGAAATTTAGGAATCTAA
- a CDS encoding GreA/GreB family elongation factor gives MAKELITNFGYDKILKEFKYLYEKEKPYWVKEKQIAAQHGDRSENAEYISAKAEIRNLDKRLRFLDKIINNSEVIDISKIPHKKINFGSEVTLLDLDTNEQKVFKIVGTYETNPNENKISNKSPLGRALIGKELNEEFEFRINDNIFEYEILKIQQCKVEDL, from the coding sequence ATGGCAAAAGAATTAATCACAAATTTTGGATATGACAAAATTCTAAAAGAGTTTAAATATCTATATGAAAAAGAAAAACCTTATTGGGTAAAAGAAAAACAAATAGCAGCACAACACGGTGATAGAAGTGAAAATGCAGAGTATATATCTGCAAAAGCTGAAATTAGAAACCTAGATAAAAGATTGAGATTTTTAGATAAAATTATAAATAATAGTGAAGTTATTGATATTAGTAAAATTCCACATAAAAAGATAAATTTTGGATCAGAAGTAACGCTTTTAGATTTGGATACAAATGAACAAAAAGTTTTTAAAATTGTAGGAACTTATGAAACAAATCCAAATGAAAATAAAATATCTAATAAATCTCCTTTAGGTAGAGCATTGATTGGAAAAGAATTAAATGAAGAGTTTGAATTTAGAATAAATGATAATATTTTTGAGTATGAAATATTAAAAATACAGCAGTGTAAAGTAGAAGATTTATGA
- a CDS encoding SDR family NAD(P)-dependent oxidoreductase produces the protein MTKNILITGCSSGLGLALTNFYLNKDYKVYGISRNKPNIKNDNFIFKAFDLSNTQEIKRQLSEFIISIKDIYLVYLNAGMLGDIKETKKTSINNMKEVYELNVYSNKELLDILSIINIKNIIAISSGASKKGSKGWASYSLSKAGINMLINLYSKELTNTKLLAVAPGVIQTPMTDYIRYEVDDNIFTSAKVLKAGTIQKPEQAAQKLENVVNRIDEFESGSFIDVREI, from the coding sequence ATGACTAAAAATATTTTAATAACAGGTTGTAGTTCAGGATTAGGATTAGCTCTTACTAATTTCTATCTAAACAAAGACTATAAAGTATATGGAATTAGTAGAAATAAACCAAATATTAAAAATGACAATTTTATATTTAAAGCCTTTGATTTATCAAATACTCAAGAAATAAAAAGACAATTAAGTGAATTTATTATTTCAATAAAAGATATTTATCTAGTTTATTTGAATGCAGGGATGTTAGGAGATATAAAAGAAACAAAAAAAACTAGTATTAACAATATGAAAGAAGTTTATGAATTAAATGTTTATTCAAATAAAGAATTGCTAGATATATTGTCTATAATTAATATTAAGAATATTATTGCAATTTCTTCAGGAGCATCAAAAAAAGGCTCAAAAGGTTGGGCTTCTTATTCTTTATCAAAAGCTGGAATAAATATGCTAATAAATCTTTATTCAAAAGAATTAACGAATACAAAACTACTTGCTGTTGCACCAGGAGTTATTCAAACGCCAATGACTGATTATATACGATATGAAGTTGATGATAATATTTTTACTTCAGCAAAAGTTTTAAAAGCAGGAACAATACAAAAACCTGAGCAAGCCGCACAAAAGTTAGAAAATGTAGTAAACAGAATAGATGAATTTGAATCAGGTTCATTTATAGATGTACGAGAAATTTAG
- a CDS encoding tRNA-uridine aminocarboxypropyltransferase, with the protein MQEFNTREKCYKCYRPKTSCMCKHTIEPLKTNTKFVILMHPKEFKKTKNGTGHLTNNSLENCELHIGIDFTHNDRINSLINDENYEAFVLYPDDNAIKLNEEKLSTKKKSLIFIIDSTWPCSKKILRLSKNLSTLRKISFVHNKSSQFMIKTQPNVHCLSTIESTLCVLEQLNTQNIENIEQLSLDNFLEPFKKMVAYQISCASVDGKFIRFKKNSYQK; encoded by the coding sequence TTGCAAGAATTTAATACAAGAGAAAAATGCTATAAATGCTACAGACCAAAAACTTCATGTATGTGTAAACATACAATAGAACCTTTAAAAACAAATACAAAATTTGTCATATTAATGCATCCAAAAGAGTTCAAAAAAACAAAAAATGGAACAGGACACTTAACAAATAATTCACTTGAAAATTGTGAACTTCATATAGGAATCGATTTTACACATAATGATAGAATTAATTCACTTATTAATGATGAAAATTATGAAGCTTTTGTTTTATATCCAGATGATAATGCGATTAAACTAAATGAAGAAAAATTATCTACAAAAAAGAAAAGCTTGATTTTTATTATTGATTCTACTTGGCCTTGTTCAAAAAAGATATTACGACTTAGTAAAAACTTATCTACCTTAAGAAAAATAAGTTTTGTACATAATAAATCATCTCAATTTATGATTAAAACTCAACCAAATGTTCATTGTTTATCAACAATTGAATCTACACTTTGTGTTTTAGAACAATTAAATACTCAAAATATTGAGAATATTGAACAATTATCGCTTGATAATTTTTTAGAGCCATTTAAAAAGATGGTAGCATATCAAATTTCTTGTGCAAGTGTAGATGGTAAATTTATTAGATTTAAGAAAAATTCTTATCAAAAATAG
- a CDS encoding cysteine-rich CWC family protein — protein MDFEAKLCPFCKKDNNCQVLKANLCWCMKIKIPDELKSMIPKKSKMKSCICENCIEEFKKDSQSFKNKYSFLIDSK, from the coding sequence TTGGATTTTGAAGCTAAACTATGTCCTTTTTGTAAAAAAGATAATAATTGTCAAGTATTAAAGGCAAATTTATGTTGGTGTATGAAGATAAAAATTCCTGATGAATTAAAATCTATGATTCCCAAAAAAAGTAAGATGAAATCTTGCATTTGCGAAAATTGTATAGAAGAGTTCAAAAAAGATTCCCAATCGTTTAAAAATAAGTACTCTTTTTTGATAGATTCTAAATAG